Genomic DNA from Sporosarcina sp. ANT_H38:
CAATTACATCCCCTTCAGGAGGAGTAAACACCCGAATTCCTTTACTTCTTAACGTTTGAATAATCGAAGTATGTCTCGGTTTATCCAATACGATTATTGTCATTTCGTGAAGCTTTTTCCCCAATTTCTTTGCAACACTCATAATATTTTCTTCAAGGGATTTTGTAAGATCGATGGCACCTTTGCCATTTGGCCCAACCATAATTTTCTCCATATACATATCTGGCGCGCTAAAAAGTCTTCCTTTTTGTGCTAATGCCATTACTGTAATGGCACCTGCAATCCCTTTTGCTGATGATGATGTACATTCAATCGGATCGACTGCAACATCGTAGTGAACTTCAGACTTCATATTTCCCAAACGCTCACCTTCATAAAGCATGGGTGCATCATCTATTTCACCTTCACCGATTACAATCTCAAAGCATACGTTTAGCTTGTTTAGTCCCGTTCTTATTGCCTCAACTGCTACTAAATCGATTTTCGCCTTATCTCCCATCCCAATCCAATGATAGGCATCAATCGCTACTTGTTCACACGTTTTTACAAGAGCTAGTTGTACTTCTTCCTTCATTTCTACACCACCCTACAAGCTGTTAATTAAGATTTCCTGCATCCCCTTTGAATCTGTCAGCGGAAGATTAAAGAATAATTTCCCTTTCATTTCATGAACGATGTCCTCCGGAATTGCTAGGGAAGTTAATGATACGGAAAGATCAATCGCTTTCAAGAAATTTTTCATTGTGACGAATGCTTTTTCATCTATTGCTTGGTGTTCCCCAGCTGGTGCATACTCTTTCAAGATTTGAAGCACTACTTCCATCTTGTCAGGTATTTTCTTACTTACACTTTTGAAGAAGCTTGGGTAGACGAACGCCAATGTTTCCCCATGTGCAATTTCCGGATAGTAGCCATTTATGATTTCTCCGATAGGATGTGGCGCCTCTGCTCCTGCGTTCGACAGACAAATTCCAGCCAAATAATCCGCATATGCAATTTTTTCTCTCAATTCCACATTTTCTAAATCCATAATTACCTTTGGAAGCGTTTTTACAATAAGCGTCACCGCTTGTAATGATAGTGTTGTACTTAGCATTGAGGCTTTTGGGTTAAAATAGCTTTCAATAGCATGGCTTAGTGCATCAAAACCAGTTATGGCAGTTATCTTTTCGGGTACTGTTACCATTAACTCAGGATCTATAATACTTAATCTTGGAAATAAACAAGAGTGAAAAAGAGTGTTTTTTTCATTTTTCAATGGATTTGTAATAACAGCAGCTTGTGTAACCTGAGAACCTGTCCCTGCTGTTGTATTAATGGCTAAAACCGGTAGTGCTTGAATGGTTTCATCATTATCCGAAAAAGGATTAGAAAATTCATTGAAGCAAAATTCCCATGTATATTCTTTGTTGTAAACCATTAACGCCACTGCTTTGGCTGTGTCAATAGAAGAACCGCCACCAAAAGCTAGAACGAAATCTACATTTTCTTCTATTGCATTTTTTTTTGCTTTATCTACAATATCAATTGTTGGATTTGGTTGTACTTGATCAAAAATCACATATTCAATTCCATTTTCCGACAAACTATTCGTGATCTCTGAAAAATATTTTTCTCGACCATTATTTTTAAGGGAAGTACGGACAATTAAACACTTTCCCCCATAGACTTTGGCTAACTTTCCAATCTCTTTTCTTGCACCCTGCCCAAAACGGATTCTCCCAGGTGAATAAAATGAAAATTCCACGTCCTCGCTCCCCTGTTCATTTATTTATTCTCCGAAATGTTCAATGCTAGCTTCATTAATTGCGTCGCGGCAAGCTTTTACTCCGGCTGTTATCCCTTCAGGATGCTTGAAAATTCCTGATGATAGGATAATGACATCTGGCTCTGCAGCAACCATCAGAGATAAATTATCTGCTCTTAATCCGCCGTCAACGGCAAGCTCGCATGTTGGATTCTTCTCATTAATAAGCGCTCTCGCTCTTTTCACTAAATCAAGCGATGATTTACGCCATCCCCAATTATCTTTTCCATCTGTCTCGTCAACTCCATGCACTACAATGTGCAAACGATCTATATCATAAATTGCTTCCTCAACAAAGGATAATGGTGTGTAGCAGCCTATCGTGAGGCCAACTTTCATGTTAAATTCTCTGCAATAATTAATAATGTAGGCCAACGGAGCACCTAGGAATTGTTCCGCCGGAATGATCAACATATTCGCACCTGCGGCAGCAATTTTCTCAATGAACAATCGATCGCATTCCTTTGTATAAATATGACATTCAATCGGTTTGTCTGTTACCGGCCTAATTCCCTCGATAATCTGGTGTCCTCCCATTAACTGCATGTTTCTCAAATCATGCATATCGGCTGCATCGGAATGAATGTAGTCAGCTCCGGCGTCAGATGCCTCCTTTACAATATCAGCAATATGTCCATAGTCTACATGCGCTAGTCCTGCAGCAATTTTAATATATTTTTTCATAATAATATTCCTCCTATAGTTTTCTATTGAATTGTATTTTGTTTTTGATGCATTCAATGCAATTGTATTCTGCTTATAAAAGTTCGAAACCGGCTGTGAAGTGTCTCAATGAAGTTACTGAGCCCTCATGTACAAGTTTCATACCTTTATATTGCTCACGATTTTTATAAATTTCACCCAGCGCATTTGCTATTACATCCATATGGCTATTCGTATAAACTCGTCTTGACAGAGCGATTCTCATCGTTTCAATTTCAGGTAGAATCTCATCGCCTGTAACAGGATCTTTAGAACCAAATGCACAAGCCCCTATTTCTACAGCACGCACACCAGCCACTTCATAAAGAGCTACAACTAGCCTTTGAGAAGGGAATTGGTGTTGCGGAATTTCCGGGAAAAACCTTCTACCATCAACGTAAACACCATGTCCTCCTGTAGGTTCAATTATAGGAATTCCCTTTTCTAATAAGCGGTCACCCAGATACTTCGCCTGATTAATTCTATATTCTAAATAATGCTCATCGCATCCTTCTTGCAAACCGACTGCAAGCGCTTCCAAATCACGTCCAGCTAAGCCACCATACGTAATAAACCCTTCATGAATAATGGCTAATTGCTGAGCTTTTTCAATAATCTCAGCATTTCTTGTTACGAACAGGCCCCCTATATTAACCATTCCATCTTTTTTCGAGCTCATTGTGGCTGTTTCACAATATGAAAACATTTCTCTCGTAATCTCTTTAATTGGCTTATTAAGATATCCTTCTTCTCGTTGTTGGATAAAGTAAGCATTTTCAGCCATTCTTGCACTATCAATAACAACAGGAATACTATGCTTTTTAGCCAATTCGCTTACTTCGCGAATATTTTTCATAGAGACAGGTTGGCCACCATTGTTATTGCACGTAACTGTAATGATCACAACAGAAATTTGGTCAGAACCTTTTCCATCAATCAATTCCTGCATCTTATGGAGATCAATGTTCCCTTTAAATGGATGACTAGGGCTAGCCGTGTCTTTTCCATCATCAATAACATAATCAACAGCTAATGCACCCAATACTTCGGCATTTCCTCTAAATGTATCAAAGTGCATATTTCCAATTGCATATTTCCCTTTTTCGGCGTATAACTTGGCCATTATATAATCAGCTGCTCTGCCTTGATGTGTTGGTTGAAAATAAGGCATTCCGAAAACATCCTGAACCGATTCTTCCAATTTGAAAAAACTTTTTGATCCAGCATATGATTCATCACCAAGCATTAATGCTGACCATTGTTCACTACTCATTGCAGATGTACCACTATCAGTCAAGCAATCGATGTAAACATTTTCTGCTCTTATTTTAAAAGCATTATATCCTGCTTCCTGAAGCCATATTTGTCTTTCCTCTTTCGTTGTTTTCTTTACTCTTTCAACCATTTTTATTCTAAATGGTTCAGCTGTCATAAAGTGCATTAAAACTCTCCCTCTCCAAGTTTCGTTAATTTTTTAACACCTTGAGAAAATATTATCACGGACTGTTTTGAATTGCAACACAACTTAAACAAAAACTCATTACTTGAATCAGATTCTAAATTTCTCGGCTATCTACGATGATTTTTGAGGAAGCAAGACCTCCCTAAATCTTAGATAATGATAGTATTGCAAACAACCTAATACTAAAGAAGAACACTTTATTTTCATTTAAAAGACCCCTTCTTGATTTTAAAATCAAGAAGGGGTCTTTTACTCAAATAATTATTTTCACTCTATAGTTTATTAATATATCGATAAATAGAAGTTTCAGATGTATTTAAGACCTTGGAAACTTCCGCAACGGATCCCTTAATTAAAAATATTCCCTTTTGATCTAAAGATCTAATCAGTTCAATTTTTTCTTCTTGAGATAATCGATCAGGAGCCACATCGAATTTTGCCAATACATCCTGTATAGTTTTGTTCATTAAATCTTCAAATGAGAGATCAAAACTTTCATAAAAATCCTCCCCTTTGTATTGAATTGTTTCTTGACCGCTTATTAAACGATTTAAGACACTACGAAGCTCTATTAATTCATCTACTTTGTAATTAATAGTAATAATCCCCGTTAACTCCCCTCCTGAATTCTTGATAAAGTGAGAGGCTGATCTTAATTTTCTTCTTTCAAAAGAGAACGCTCTATAATTTACGAGCGAGTCTTCTTCTTCATATACTTTTTGTTTAATAAACTTTTTCTCCATATCAGGAATAGGACTTCCGACACCTATATTAGGGTCAAATGGGTGCTTGACAAAAACCACCATATCTTTATTAGTATCATACAATATCACTTCTGAATCATGCCCGAGAAAATTTGCAATAAATTCCACAATAGGAATATATGAATTTAAATTAGACAAATATTTACCTCCTTTCCATTTATGAAGGGCCCTTTCCCCCATGTTCCATTTTATCAATACTCATTCATAAATCATATCAGAAAAAAGAACTTCGTAAATATAATGATAATAAAATCACTTCACTTCTCGCCCGCATGCCCTCGTCCTATTGGAGTGGTTCGTCAAAAGGTTTAGTTACATTTCAAGATAATGTCTTTACAGTACATGTGACTCCATTACCCGAGCACGCAGAGATTCTTTTCCGCAGGACTGAGGAAATTTGTGACTATAGATTGCATGCTTATTTTGAGCGAAAATTAAATTTTTATGGAGTGAATTTGTTTTACATAACTCAGTGCCAGGTACTGACACCATTTGCCCACTTCAAATTGTGGAAGCAGCTGGCACCGAATACTACACATTTTTTTCAATCTGCTCATGACGATCCATCCGTTACGTCTCCCCTTTGCTAAAGTCTAATTCGAATGGCTTTGGCGGCCTGCTTTCTGGCGACTCGTTGACCCTCGATTCTTCCAAATAATTTTCAAAACTCATTGCATTGAATAACGTGGAAGGCCGTAAATACTTCTGCCAATGTCGATCACCCAGCCAGTTCTTAGCTTTCGTATCAATGACCTTTTTACAATCCGCCACTGTATATCCGTCACTGAAACGCCCTTTCTCCAATCGTGCAGTCACCTTCGAAGACGCTTTAAATTGCTTGCACGCTTTGTCGTTCAAATAATTAATGACAGACACAACATCGAGATCGTTCTCGACAAGTTCTTTTTTAATACTCTTATTCTCTTTGGTTATTGCTAGGGGCATTTTGCCTTCTGTAGAGGGAGCAATCTGCACTTCCTCTTGAGCTGATTTTGCAGTCGGCAATGTTGCATGTTGCTCCGTTTCAAGTTGAAGTTTTGTATAATCAATGCGGTACCCTTTCGTCTTGTCCATTTTCATCCGATTATCCCGCATTAACGGGCAGTAAGACCCCCAACTTCAAGTCTTCGTGGAAGCAAGAAGAATAAGTGGGGGATCAACTGCCCGTAAAAGCCCGAATGGATCAACTAACAATCAGTGGGGGATGAGGAACCCTCCCACTGATTGAAGTTTCGCTTTATACGAAGAGCTTGCAATGATATACCCTTTAATTTCCAGTCTACGAATCGCTCTTTTAATCGTATCGACTGACCAAAATGGGAATTCGTCATTTTTCCACTCTTCATATGTTTTGTAAACCCACTTATGCCCATCCCGAATATTGTTCGAGATGAGCGATCTAAAATGCAGTTGCTGGAGTACCATCGCCTCGTTTAACCCAAGCTGCATCGCGAGCGATGGAAGCACCTGAAGCGGTGACTCTTTTATTAATAAATTCATCACGAATCCTCCTTTGTCGAATAAAGTTCAAACACATTTCTGCCTACTATATAGGCGACGCTTAATAAATAGAATGTTCTTCCAACAACGCTTTGTCGCTTGGTGATGGCCTTACGCAATAAGCCCGCCAGTAGATCACTGTCGGTCTTATTGCTCCGGCTCACACTTGTCGCTCCTTCGCTAGATTTGTTCGTTATACTGGTGAGATATACCGCCTAGTCAATTCTAAATATATAGCTAGTGTTTTCTAACGACAGCAAGACGTCTCTTGCCTAGTCGAAAGATGCCTTCACTCTTTATATAGACAATTCATATGAAAAAGGAGACAAAATGATGAAATTTTTTTTTGCTTTGGGAATAAACTAACCCCCACCTCTCCAAACCAAGCCCAACATGCTATCAGGTAATAGCTGTAAGGTGAGAGCCAGGCACTGCTACAATTAGGGCAATAGGATGTTGGTCATGCATTGGAGAGGGTCTAAATTCTATCCCTCTTCGTTGCCGCAGGACGTTGCGAATCTAGAATGCCTTCCTTATCAGACGCGAATGGTTTCAGTAACCTGGTACCCGCGAAATTCCAAAAGAAAAAAATAACACGATTCATTCAATAGCTGAATGAATCGTGTTTCATAGTAGTAAAGTTACTGTGGTTTACATCGTTAGGTATCAATTTATCAACCATTAAATTACAAAGAGCTGTAATAGTTATGGATACATTAACATCAATAAACTCTTCACCATCAGTATCTAGTTCTAGATAGGGAAAGGTCCCAATTCCCAAAAAAACCTGCTTCAGAACCTGGGTCCCCACACTTTTCTAAAGAATAGAATGTACAGCTAGCTTATAAGTTAATTATTAATATATTTCTCAAACACATCACCAAAGTCTTTAGTTTTATATTGGTCACGGGCTGCCGTTAACCAGGAGAAACCAAACTCGGTCAATTCTTTATACTGGTCGGCTAGCTGGATGTCAGACAGACGTGCGTTATGCAGCACTGTTACAGCTTTATCAAGACTTCCATTCGCTAACTCTAGCAGGATATTGTTTTCATGGACTTTTTCCGAAATATAAGATAATGCTTTGTACAGATCAATCAATTGGGCAAGTTGATTTTTATCAACGTCAATGCTGAACGATTGATTGCCTAAAGAGAACTTGATTTCAACATCCAAATCCACTTTCCCAGCCGTTTCCAAAAACACATTGGTAATTTGATATTGAGAATACGAATAGCGTTTTAGCAAGCGCTTCGAAGATATAGCTTTCTCTCCATCGACATGAATAAATCCACTGTTCGTAAAGCAATATTCATCCGACTTTGTCTTGATTAAAAAATAAATCTTTTCATTCTCTTCATTTCGAATATAATCATCCGCATCCGTTTTATCATAATCTTCTGGACCGATGATTTTACCAATATCCGACAGGCCTAACGCGTCTGAAGCAAATTTTTTCAACATATGCCTCGCTCCTTCTCTCTACCTAAATTCTTTCACATCTATTATATAACATTACCTGAGAAATATGTCAGAACCTCTATTTAATTTGTCACTCCATCCAAACAGATTAGTAATTATCATAATTCTTCCCCTGTGAACTTCTCTCACCTGGTCTGGTAGCATCGAAGATTAATTACGTGCGAATCTGACACTCCCTTATCGAAGGGGCGTGTCTATATAGTAACCCCTTTTTAGTTTTCTACTGGTCAACCTCACTTCATGTGGATGTCAGCCACATTGACTAGGTGTTGACAGCATCTAGTCTTTTTAGTATTGAATTATATTTTTGTGTTCACTGAATAGGTACCTAAAATTTAAGTGTAATTTTGCAATATACTATAGATAACAAGCATACATCTAGTAAGACAGTATAAACTAAAATGGACCACCTGATGCTACTAATATTAGGCGGTCTGTACTAGTAGGTTCCCTTCAAGGGATCAGCTCTATAGAGATAAAATAATCCATCCATTATGAGCTTCCACTCTAGGATGGATTATTTGTATGGGCAAAAGACAACATTGCTATCATTCATGTTTAGTGCAACGCGCCTTCCCCATTATAAAATCCTGCTTGATAAATTCCCGCACCGATTTTTAAGAGTATGACTAAAAAATCGGGGACAGCCCAGAATAGGGAAGTCTTTTTATCATTTCTTCAACGAATGTTTCTTTCCTTTCGTGTCTGTCACAATCAACTGCGTATCCGTCACTTCCATCCGTTTCCCAAAGATACTCGACAACTTGATTGTTTTTTTATCCAGTAAACTGTACTTGAAGACGCCTTTTTTATTGAAATAATACATCGTGGAGTGGTCATGCAGCACGGAGAGGAATTCTCCGCCCGCTTCGCGATTTCCATGGACATCAAAAAGGTCAAATGTTGCGCGTGCGTCAAAAGTAAATTCCTTCCTCTTATCGCTGCTGCCATCCATCGCTGTGGAATAAAACACTAGCGTACTGTCCTTAAAATCATCCGGAAGAATCGCGCGTG
This window encodes:
- a CDS encoding transcriptional regulator; protein product: MSNLNSYIPIVEFIANFLGHDSEVILYDTNKDMVVFVKHPFDPNIGVGSPIPDMEKKFIKQKVYEEEDSLVNYRAFSFERRKLRSASHFIKNSGGELTGIITINYKVDELIELRSVLNRLISGQETIQYKGEDFYESFDLSFEDLMNKTIQDVLAKFDVAPDRLSQEEKIELIRSLDQKGIFLIKGSVAEVSKVLNTSETSIYRYINKL
- a CDS encoding iron-containing alcohol dehydrogenase, encoding MEFSFYSPGRIRFGQGARKEIGKLAKVYGGKCLIVRTSLKNNGREKYFSEITNSLSENGIEYVIFDQVQPNPTIDIVDKAKKNAIEENVDFVLAFGGGSSIDTAKAVALMVYNKEYTWEFCFNEFSNPFSDNDETIQALPVLAINTTAGTGSQVTQAAVITNPLKNEKNTLFHSCLFPRLSIIDPELMVTVPEKITAITGFDALSHAIESYFNPKASMLSTTLSLQAVTLIVKTLPKVIMDLENVELREKIAYADYLAGICLSNAGAEAPHPIGEIINGYYPEIAHGETLAFVYPSFFKSVSKKIPDKMEVVLQILKEYAPAGEHQAIDEKAFVTMKNFLKAIDLSVSLTSLAIPEDIVHEMKGKLFFNLPLTDSKGMQEILINSL
- a CDS encoding tryptophanase, with product MHFMTAEPFRIKMVERVKKTTKEERQIWLQEAGYNAFKIRAENVYIDCLTDSGTSAMSSEQWSALMLGDESYAGSKSFFKLEESVQDVFGMPYFQPTHQGRAADYIMAKLYAEKGKYAIGNMHFDTFRGNAEVLGALAVDYVIDDGKDTASPSHPFKGNIDLHKMQELIDGKGSDQISVVIITVTCNNNGGQPVSMKNIREVSELAKKHSIPVVIDSARMAENAYFIQQREEGYLNKPIKEITREMFSYCETATMSSKKDGMVNIGGLFVTRNAEIIEKAQQLAIIHEGFITYGGLAGRDLEALAVGLQEGCDEHYLEYRINQAKYLGDRLLEKGIPIIEPTGGHGVYVDGRRFFPEIPQHQFPSQRLVVALYEVAGVRAVEIGACAFGSKDPVTGDEILPEIETMRIALSRRVYTNSHMDVIANALGEIYKNREQYKGMKLVHEGSVTSLRHFTAGFELL
- a CDS encoding conserved phage C-terminal domain-containing protein; this translates as MKMDKTKGYRIDYTKLQLETEQHATLPTAKSAQEEVQIAPSTEGKMPLAITKENKSIKKELVENDLDVVSVINYLNDKACKQFKASSKVTARLEKGRFSDGYTVADCKKVIDTKAKNWLGDRHWQKYLRPSTLFNAMSFENYLEESRVNESPESRPPKPFELDFSKGET
- a CDS encoding PH domain-containing protein, encoding MLKKFASDALGLSDIGKIIGPEDYDKTDADDYIRNEENEKIYFLIKTKSDEYCFTNSGFIHVDGEKAISSKRLLKRYSYSQYQITNVFLETAGKVDLDVEIKFSLGNQSFSIDVDKNQLAQLIDLYKALSYISEKVHENNILLELANGSLDKAVTVLHNARLSDIQLADQYKELTEFGFSWLTAARDQYKTKDFGDVFEKYINN
- the glpX gene encoding class II fructose-bisphosphatase, producing MKEEVQLALVKTCEQVAIDAYHWIGMGDKAKIDLVAVEAIRTGLNKLNVCFEIVIGEGEIDDAPMLYEGERLGNMKSEVHYDVAVDPIECTSSSAKGIAGAITVMALAQKGRLFSAPDMYMEKIMVGPNGKGAIDLTKSLEENIMSVAKKLGKKLHEMTIIVLDKPRHTSIIQTLRSKGIRVFTPPEGDVIGGLQIALEKGNIDLLYGIGGAPEGVISAVALKALGGEMNAKLLFRSQVKGATPENEAISIQELKRCLSMGIDVDSILTLDDLVGDNEAVFIATGITNTEVLQGVIKQHNQKINTHSLLLTGKDNVAQYIATEHSLTSF
- a CDS encoding ribulose-phosphate 3-epimerase, which produces MKKYIKIAAGLAHVDYGHIADIVKEASDAGADYIHSDAADMHDLRNMQLMGGHQIIEGIRPVTDKPIECHIYTKECDRLFIEKIAAAGANMLIIPAEQFLGAPLAYIINYCREFNMKVGLTIGCYTPLSFVEEAIYDIDRLHIVVHGVDETDGKDNWGWRKSSLDLVKRARALINEKNPTCELAVDGGLRADNLSLMVAAEPDVIILSSGIFKHPEGITAGVKACRDAINEASIEHFGE